The Prochlorococcus marinus str. MIT 1214 sequence AATTTCTTGCTATAAAAAATGCTATCTGACAAAAAATCAGGTCAGATATAAATATAGTTAAATAGCCCGTTTTAAAACCAAGTAATGATCCAGCTAAAAGTGAATAAACAGAACTAGGCAACGCTGGAAGAATCACACTGATTCCTCGAAGTATAAGAATTCCCAGAGGTGCCCAAATCCCCATTTCCTTAACGGCACTTCTTAATGGTTCAAGTCCATAGGTTTGAATCAGGAAGACAAGTAAGATGAAAGCACCTATGAAAAATGCAATAAGAAGGGACTTCTTTAATTTTTCTTTTTTCAAATCGAACTCCTTGCTATAGAGGATAAGCTCATAAAACTTTCCTAATTTAATTATCCTATTTGAAATGTGTTTATTGGAGTTAATGAATAAAGATTTACGTAAAATATAATCATCAATTTTATGACTTTTTGCAAGTTACAAAAGGAAATTATTAATGTTTAATTTAATTTGCATAATAAGAGTTAAATCGGATAACCCAAAATAATGTTCAATTAAGGATTAACAGTACGGGAGAGAATATTCTAATAAGAAAATAGCTTTTGAAAAAAATAAATACAGTAATTAACTAGTATGGATTTAAAAAGCTAATCAATTTAATGCTATAATGGTATTGAAAATATTTGTTTTTGTAAATTATAATAAAATCATGAATTCAAAGATAAATATTGATACAATACTTGTAACAGGTGCTGCAGGTTTTATTGGCTCAGCTTTAGTAAAAGCGCTTCTTGAATTGAATTTAAAAGTTATTGGTATTGATAACTTAAATGATTATTATTGTACTTCTTTAAAAAGATCTAGACTAACTGAAATTGAGAAAGTTTCTATAAACAATGGAGAATGGTTTTTTTATGAGATTTCGATAGAAGATAATAAATTATTGTTAGATATCATCAATACATACAATCCACAAGTGCTTATTCATCTTGCTGCACAAGCTGGTGTTCGTTATTCAATCACCAATCCTTCTGCTTACATACAAAGTAATTTAGTCGGTTTTGCAAATGTACTTGAAGGATGTAGGCAGAATAAGGTTCCTCATTTAATTTATGCATCAAGCAGCTCTGTTTATGGTGGTAATACAAATCTCCCTTTCTCTGAAGAACAAGCAGTCAATCATCCAGTTAGTTTATATGCAGCGACTAAGAAATCTAATGAATTAATGGCTCATACCTATAGCCATTTATATGATTTACCAACGACTGGACTTCGATTCTTTACAGTTTATGGTCCATGGGGAAGGCCAGATATGGCTCCTATGATTTTTGCAAGATCAATTTTAAATAATGAGCCAATTAAAGTATTTAATCAAGGTGAAATGCAGAGAGATTTCACTTACATTGATGATGTGGTGGAAGGTATAATTCGTTGTTGTTTCAAGAAAGCAAGTATTGATGATGACTTTAATCCGCTGATTCCAAACCCTTCAACTTCATCCGCACCTTTTCGGATTTTTAATTTAGGTAACTCCCATCCAATTCATCTTACATATTTTATAGAGCTATTAGAGATGAATTTAGGAAAGAAAGCAATAAAGAATTTGCTACCTATTCAGCCAGGAGACGTGGTTTCAACAGCTGCAAGGATGGACTTACTTAATTCATGGGTAGAATATAAACCCACAACATCTATTGAAAATGGTATTAAATTATTTTCTGAATGGTATTTAGATTATTTTAAAAATACTTTTTAAAGAAGGACTATGATTTTTTTGATTATTTAAAACTTAGGCAAGTCCTAATAACTTAATTCTAAATAGAGCAATTTTTTTTGATTGTATTGGATTTTCCATTAGAAAAGGGTGAGTTTTAATCTTCTCAAAAGTTATTCCAATTTTTTCATCTATTTTTAAATCTTTGTCATTTCCTAGATCATAATCCTTCCAGGCCGCATCAAATGCCATTGCAAAACTATCAGCATTATTATATAAATTTTCATTAGCTGCTTCTAAATTCATAAGAATAAAATCAAATTTTTAAGTAATTTTAACTCCTGAATGGGAGGTTGAAAAAGACTAAGTCTTTTAAATTTATTTAAGCATTGTTTGATTTGGTCGATAAAGCCTCTTAAAGTAGAATCTCTGATATGAAAGCTAAATAATTAAATTAGAGATAAATAATATGAAATCCAACATAAATTATGATTATTGTTTAAGATATGTCTGGTTAGCAATTATCGACTTTGCCAGATATTAACGATCTTTTAGTCTTACTTATTATTATTTTCATATTAATTGTCAACTTCTTTCGAAGAACTCGAGATTAGGATATTAAAATACTTGTTAAAAATTTTAAAATATTATTATCTTAGTATTTGGGAAATCTCAACACGAGTACAAGAAGTTAATATTTAACTTCTTGTACAGATGGAAACTATGAGTCTCTAAGAGTTGTTCCAAGTCTCAAAGCTAAAACCCCAGCAAAAATAACCATTAAAAATGATATCCCAGCAAGATCAGGCGAATTTATACCTAGGCCTGAGGAGAAATCTACTTTGGATAGATCAAATGTACTTGGAACTCCGAATAAAAAGTTCATAATCTCATGACTACTAATTTCATTTATGCTAACCCAAGATTGAAATGATCTTTTGGTTTTTGAGATTCTAGTATTAACTCTTATGCAGTTTTGTAATAATTAAAATTAGCTTTCTTACTTCTTACCTTGATCATGATTCAAGCATCTGCAAGAGATTTCACCGGTTTTGCGCAGTAACAGTAATTTACAGGAATTTTTTTGCCTCCTATTTGCAAGTGTGATGGCAGAAGTTCTTGAGTTCCTATAGGCAAAGTGATGCCAGAGAAGAGTCCGCAATTGCATATAGAATGAGGGGAGTATTGAGAAGCACTAAAGAATAGAAGAGAAAAAAATAGACCTACTGAAAAATTTGACAATCAAGAACAGAAGGGATGATAAGAAATAGTCTTACTAAAGGAGATTTTTCAAAGAAAAGCAACCAGTTAAATCATGAGCCTTGGAGTTTTTGCGTAAAGATTCAAATCAATAGATTTTTAAGCAACTTCATCACATCAACCAATTTCAAGTATACGCTTTATTTAAGTAGTAAAATCAGATCAAACTCAAGAGAGAAAAGATAAGAGAAGATGGATGGTTCTAGTCAAGAAGGAGAAGTAAAGCAAAAAGTCACTGAAGTAAAAACATACCCAGTTCCATATGCTTTAGAAGCAAACAAAGAAAATATTACTGTTAATACCAATACTCCTGCCACACCCTCTAAAGAGCAAATAATTAATCAAGCATTTAGGTTTCATTCACAAGGAAACATTTCAGAAGCAGCAAAATGTTATCAGCATTGTATAAATAAAGGTTTTAATGATCACCGAGTTTTTTCTAATTATGCAGGAATTTTACAAGGTATTGGCAAATTAGAAGAAGCAGAAATCTCATTACGAAAAGCAATTGAAATCAAACCTGATTACGCAGAGGCGCATTCCAATCTGGGAAACATATTGAAAGATATTGGCAAATTAGAAGAAGCAGAAATCTCATTACGAAAAGCAATTGAAATCAAACCTGATTACGCAGAGGCGCATTCCAACTTGGGAAACATATTGAAAGATATTGGCAAATCAAAAGAAGCAGAATTGTTATACCGTAAAGCAATTGAAATCAAACCTGATTACGCAGAGGCGCATTCCAACCTGGGAAACATATTGAAAGATATTGGCAAATCAAAAGAAGCAGAATTGTTATACCGTAAAGCAATTGAAATCAAATCTGATTTTGCAGAGGCGTATTACAATCTGGGAAACATATTGAAAGATATTGGCAAATCAAAAGAAGCAGAATTGTTATACCGTAAAGCAATTGAACTTAAATCAGATTTCGCAGATGCGCATTACAATCTGGGAAACATATTGAAAGATATTGGCAAATCAAAAGAAGCAGAATTGTTATACCGTAAAGCAATTGAACTTAAATCAGATTTCGCAGAGGCGCATGCTAATTTAGGCGGCATATTGATTAATCTGGGGAACTTAAAAGAAGCAAGATTATGTTCAGAAAAAATTATGTCTTTAAGGTCATGGTCAATTTCCGGTTCATATGGTTTTAATTATGAGATGAGATTAGATTGATTTCATAATTCATAATTGGACAGACTTGGAAGATCACAGGTTGAGGTGATTAACCGTTTACATGAACTTCAAGCACAAGGAATAAATGTCCGTACTTTGGACGGTCTGGTCAATACATCTGCTTTGGCTAAGTTCGCTCCTGTATTGATTGGTCTTTTATTTGGACTGGCAGAAGTGGAAAGATCGCTGATAAAGGAACGCGCAAAAGAATCTGTTGAATACAGAAGAGCAACAGGTGGAAACTTAGGTGGACGACCAAAGACTTCTGACAAGAAGGAGAAACTTGTTTTGCGACTACGTGAAGAAGGTGATTCGTTAAGAACCATTAGAGATCAGACAGGTCTCGCCGTTGCCAGCATTCGCAAGGTCATTGATCGCAATAAAGTCCCTGCATGATTTATCTGATACGAATTCAATAGCACAAAGATTCAATTGCAATAAAAAATTGCAGGAAGTGAAAGAAAGACATCCTCAACTAGGAGGTGTGGTTGATAAATGTTTAGAAAGTTACTGCAATTAAAGCGATCTTGGTTCTTCATTTCTTTGATCTTTAGTCGCTAGGTATTGGTTGATAATGGTCTGAAAATTATGGCACTAAAAATATATCTTGCTTACCGACTAATTCCGTTGATTTGGTTGTGGTGTCCATGCACTAAAAAACCCTTGTATTAACAAGGGTTTTAGAGATATCAATTGTTGAAATTGATGGTGCCAGGACCCAGATTTGAACTGGGGACACGGCGATTTTCAGTCGCCTGCTCTACCAACTGAGCTATCCCGGCTTTATCCTCTAATAATCTACCAATTCGTAAGTACCTTATTGAAAAACAAATTGAAATCGCCTTAATTTTTTTTGCCCAATCGCTAAGGCGACTTGAAAATCAATAGAGCGCTAGATTAATATTGATTTTCTTGGAGCCAAATTTCATAATGCAGGAATAGCTTTAGTCATCCTTACCAATGTTTTATGAGCATCTGAACAGTCTTTGAGAATATGATCAAATTTTATTTCTACTGTCTGTTCATCAATTTTAAGCTGAATAGATACTGGAGATAAGCTAATCATTTTTGCTGATTTAAAAGCTTTAATTTTTCCATAATATTTGGCATATGCAATGACTGCATCCTTATGATCTTGGTTCATATGATTACAAATTCTTGTACTTGACTCTTGTGTGATTGGCTCGGGATTCATAAAATTTTTTAAGGTAGTGACTTTAGAATCTAATGAATAAGTTAGTTCGAGTTTAAGAAATTTAGATTAACAAATTCACACAGAATTTAATGCTTTACTTTTATAATCCTTGCAAAGCGATACTTGCGACTCCTGCTGCGGGGGGACTGTTGCAAATTTTTATTGGTATACCGATTTCTCTTTCTCTTATTTTTTTCCAAGTAATATTTTTTGCACCTCCTCCAATAGTAATTATTTGGCTAGGTAAATCAGCTCCTAATTTATTAAGTTTTTGCCAGCCTCTTGCTTCTATTTTTGCCAACCCTTCAAATAATGCATGAAGATAAAGAGAATCACTAACTGGTCTTGGTTCAAGTATAGGTTTTAAATTGGGATCATCTATTGGAAATCTTTCTCCTTGATTGGATAGTGGAAGAAGATTTAATCCTGTCGATTTATTAGGATTTATTTGTTTGCTTAATTCTTCAATATATTCAAGATTAAATAAATCTAATAGTATTGCAGCCCCTGCATTGGATGCTCCACCAGATAGCCAATTTCCTAATAATCTATGATTAGAGATGCCTTTACCTGAAAGGGCATTATTAACAAATTTCTTAATTACAATTGTGCTGCCAAGGATTGTTACCCCATCATTTTTTTTAGGGAAAGTTGCTAAAACCCCAGCATTTGAGTCTGTAGTTCCTGCTATGACTTGAAGGTCTTTTGGTAAATTTAATTCATT is a genomic window containing:
- a CDS encoding tetratricopeptide repeat protein, with the translated sequence MDGSSQEGEVKQKVTEVKTYPVPYALEANKENITVNTNTPATPSKEQIINQAFRFHSQGNISEAAKCYQHCINKGFNDHRVFSNYAGILQGIGKLEEAEISLRKAIEIKPDYAEAHSNLGNILKDIGKLEEAEISLRKAIEIKPDYAEAHSNLGNILKDIGKSKEAELLYRKAIEIKPDYAEAHSNLGNILKDIGKSKEAELLYRKAIEIKSDFAEAYYNLGNILKDIGKSKEAELLYRKAIELKSDFADAHYNLGNILKDIGKSKEAELLYRKAIELKSDFAEAHANLGGILINLGNLKEARLCSEKIMSLRSWSISGSYGFNYEMRLD
- a CDS encoding FGGY-family carbohydrate kinase yields the protein MLNNSLVLGIDLGTSGVRIAIINTKKKLLFTSSSRYSKGLEISEDWTNSLKTLIQEIPKDLKEKLVSCAVAGTSGTLLACKKNGAPLGKALPYFLSCSEYSFEIEKLFRNDCAGSSISGSVGRALRLLALYGHEIILRHQADWISGWLINNWEYGEEGNNIRMGWEISNSSWPENFKNLKWLKCLPKIIPSGEIMGIICTKKANELNLPKDLQVIAGTTDSNAGVLATFPKKNDGVTILGSTIVIKKFVNNALSGKGISNHRLLGNWLSGGASNAGAAILLDLFNLEYIEELSKQINPNKSTGLNLLPLSNQGERFPIDDPNLKPILEPRPVSDSLYLHALFEGLAKIEARGWQKLNKLGADLPSQIITIGGGAKNITWKKIREREIGIPIKICNSPPAAGVASIALQGL
- a CDS encoding DUF2470 domain-containing protein, translating into MNPEPITQESSTRICNHMNQDHKDAVIAYAKYYGKIKAFKSAKMISLSPVSIQLKIDEQTVEIKFDHILKDCSDAHKTLVRMTKAIPAL
- a CDS encoding NAD-dependent epimerase/dehydratase family protein — protein: MNSKINIDTILVTGAAGFIGSALVKALLELNLKVIGIDNLNDYYCTSLKRSRLTEIEKVSINNGEWFFYEISIEDNKLLLDIINTYNPQVLIHLAAQAGVRYSITNPSAYIQSNLVGFANVLEGCRQNKVPHLIYASSSSVYGGNTNLPFSEEQAVNHPVSLYAATKKSNELMAHTYSHLYDLPTTGLRFFTVYGPWGRPDMAPMIFARSILNNEPIKVFNQGEMQRDFTYIDDVVEGIIRCCFKKASIDDDFNPLIPNPSTSSAPFRIFNLGNSHPIHLTYFIELLEMNLGKKAIKNLLPIQPGDVVSTAARMDLLNSWVEYKPTTSIENGIKLFSEWYLDYFKNTF
- a CDS encoding photosystem I reaction center subunit XII, encoding MNFLFGVPSTFDLSKVDFSSGLGINSPDLAGISFLMVIFAGVLALRLGTTLRDS